The Thermococcus sp. 4557 genomic sequence GATGAAATTTCAGCCTGCTGAAGTCTCCGTATACGAATACGTCACTTTCATGACGTATAAAGATACGACGCTAGAGCTTCATCACTCCGAGAACATCAACCCACAAGAGATTATTGATGCAACGGACCCTTCGCGGGTGGAACGGATTATAATGAGGGTTGAAGGCAGGGGTAAACGGCTCGTTCTCCTTTCACTGCTCATTGAACCTAGAGAAGTACGCCCTGTGAATTCTCCTTTGGTGGAGGGCCCCGGGGCAACCCTTGTCCTGCCGACACCGCTGGGGCTTCTTGAGGTCTATAGTGACTCCTGCGATGAACTTGAGATATACATTGATGGCAGGTTTCTAAAAGCTGAGGAGGTGAGGAGGGTACTAAATACATTACGGGATGAGTACGACATTGATGTCTGTCGAATTTTGGAGGAAATATCAAGGGCAGGTTTGTCTTTTCTCTTTGGTGGCTAATGGAGAGTGACTATCACAACCCTTGAATGAAGGGGTAATCTTAAAGGAAAATGTGTATATCAGAGAGTGGAGAAGGTATTGAAAGAAAGATTAAAGTGGGCCCTGAAATCGCCGGATAGCACTAAAAACCGTTCTCAATTCTCTTCACCCATTCGTGGGATTTTATTTTCTCGATCCAACTCACTATTTCCTTGTCCTCTTTGAGACGCTTGTAGACCTTTTCAATTGTTTTCATATTCTCTTTTTCTAACTCCATAAGTTCTTTTTCTTCGCTAACTGTCAGTTGTCCCTCGATTTGCTTTTTCCAGTAAAGTTCGGCCCACCGATCATAGTTTATTGCTTTTAGATGCTTTGAGACTGCTTGTAGAAGATACTCTTCTGGTTGAGGGTATAAGCCGTCTTGGTAGAATTTTTCCTTGAAGTAGAGTTCGTAGATTAGAGAATCGCACAATTTCTTCAATAAGGTTCCTTCTACCGGAACTGTTTGTTGTGGTTTCTTATATGATACTTGGAAATAGAAATTTAGATATGTAGCCAATATTGTGAAAACACCACTATCCTTTGGATGTCTAATTGGGATGCGTGATATTGTCGAGTCTCTTATTGTTATATCTCGGATACTATAATTCAATATGTATCTCTTGACAACATAATTACACAACTTGGAATTAAGCAGGATCTGATAATAGAAGAAGTATTCGGCCTTTAATGGGATCAATAGTATAGCAGTTCCGTCCGTAATAAACCCAGTAGGTTTAATCGCAACTTCGAGGACGTTCTTCTTTAATGACTCTAAATCCGTTCCAAAGAAATATGGGGTTATAAGCAGTTGCTTTTCGTATTCGGAATCGATATAATTGAAAGTTGGGCTTACAATTCTGTGAGTGTCTTTATCTAGTTTCAAAAGGTATGGGTCTATCACTTTTGCTGAAATGCATCTTATGCCTTGCCCTTGTATGTAATCAGCCTTACGTGGACGCCCTTGTATGGCCTTAATACCCCCAAATTGAATATCACTGAGTGATAATATGTAATCATATACCTCATCATAATATAGGGGGAAATATCCTAATTCTTGTGCTTTATACTTTTCAAAAATCCACTCTCCGTTTATTTTGCGACTTATGCACCTCACGGGATAATTTCTGTTTAGTTTTTGCTTCACGTAGAAGATTGTGGCCATCTCCAAATTAGCACCACTAAACGGAAATCCTTCATCTACAATTTCATATACTCGCACTTCATTAAGTAGAGCACTTCTTATTTTGGCAAATTCTGGAATTCTCTCTATGGAATTTGGTAGAATCATACCAAACCGTCCGTTTTCGCGTATAAGACTATAAGACCTTTCTACAAATATAGTGGCTGCATTTTTTGATCCTTTGCGGGCCTTATCTCTCTTAAATGTTTTCCACCTGTATCCTGGATCGAAACTGATAATTTTTAGCTCTATATCATCTAAGATATTCCCATATGGCGGGTTTCCAATCACCACATCAAACCCGGGACTTTCCCTCAAGAACACCTCTGGGAACTCCCAAGGCCAGTGGAAGGAGCCTACCTTTGAGAGGTCGTCCAAGAGCTCCTTAAGCTGATCGCTTGTTATCTTGCTCTTCTTGCCTCCTTTTTCTCTCAAAATTTTAACTAGACTTTCCGCAAACTCATGGTTGAGGTTATCGTTTACTGCACCTGTCATCTCCTCAAGCAGTCTGATTATTTCCTGTGCATACTTGGTGTCCAGTGATACGAGTAGTATTTCAGCTAACCTGCTCTTTAGCCTTAGGAAGCGTCTCATGAGATCCTCGGTAAGCTGGGTGTTCAAATTTACCTTCAGTTTTTTCAGTTCGTCGTCTATACTCCGGTCCTGTGTTGGGTTGAGTTTCTCCTCGATAGATTCTATGTACTCTTTTGTATCTGCACTCAGAGATAGGTTGACCCTGGAAGGGCCCTTCCCAGAGGAACGTTTGTTGAAAGTAAGCCATCTATCCAGTTTGTTCTTCTCCTCCTTTGTTAGGAGGGTCTGGAGTTCCTCAATCGTGGTGAATCCTATCAAACTGTTTCCGGGCCGTATATTGAAGTGAACATTGGGGAACCTGATGTAGACGCCGCTTGGATCGAAGCTCTCTGCCAGCGTCAGGAAGAGCCTTGCCCTCGCTAGGCTGACGGCTCTTGGATCAATGTCGACTCCATAGATGTTACGGGAGATTATCACATAAAACATAATCTTCAAGTTGAATTCGTCGCCTGCTCTAAGTTTTGTTATGGGAATATTAACGAGCCCTCCTTTTTTATCGGCTGTAGTTATGGTGAACTTCGACTCGTCAAAGCTATAGTCAAGGACCGCATTTCGTATCTGTTTGTATATGTCAACTAGTACTTCAATGGCGCTCTCAAGAAAATGGCCGCTGCCAACCGCTGGGTCCAGTAT encodes the following:
- a CDS encoding Eco57I restriction-modification methylase domain-containing protein; translated protein: MMRRNHEIVWKDFLNYKTLKEKLNDLGYPELDNVKIVWQTWYRKYSEKDIPPGDEVWFRLRSLDIDPVEDRDRILIIKNCEDSYRDCVSYLKTILNRETIGLVDPDEDYRELIESIRLLSKEELRRTSLPGRPQYAIVFSERGLTFIGPSATQTIDTLVKSPDKISKAFQEKLKNLARSLSRPEKYVVVSIDKLADKSVAKNYFPKVWQEIFDRRDIIEEFFQLFKLARDYMYRELQGITDDTEKRQFVDELMLQLLIVWYLQSKGFLPEGNEQPYLIKKFLEVKDQGEYSYFEFLKRLFNVMMGNVEDCKLGDDGAFAECPDLGRVFITGPAPFLTSLEKIEQVRIPNKVFYFFTEDGIKQGLNYLITVNPMRSRGNKNLLESMLQEELNEGGVPVLAIFESRDWTVEGVEGEIDRYVIGAIFEKLLDPEARKGQGAYYTPEEITKYIAENTIKPYLVDKLNHEFKTEYQTLDEFFNEELEKTNRDLKEKQYEFLFNELRNLKILDPAVGSGHFLESAIEVLVDIYKQIRNAVLDYSFDESKFTITTADKKGGLVNIPITKLRAGDEFNLKIMFYVIISRNIYGVDIDPRAVSLARARLFLTLAESFDPSGVYIRFPNVHFNIRPGNSLIGFTTIEELQTLLTKEEKNKLDRWLTFNKRSSGKGPSRVNLSLSADTKEYIESIEEKLNPTQDRSIDDELKKLKVNLNTQLTEDLMRRFLRLKSRLAEILLVSLDTKYAQEIIRLLEEMTGAVNDNLNHEFAESLVKILREKGGKKSKITSDQLKELLDDLSKVGSFHWPWEFPEVFLRESPGFDVVIGNPPYGNILDDIELKIISFDPGYRWKTFKRDKARKGSKNAATIFVERSYSLIRENGRFGMILPNSIERIPEFAKIRSALLNEVRVYEIVDEGFPFSGANLEMATIFYVKQKLNRNYPVRCISRKINGEWIFEKYKAQELGYFPLYYDEVYDYILSLSDIQFGGIKAIQGRPRKADYIQGQGIRCISAKVIDPYLLKLDKDTHRIVSPTFNYIDSEYEKQLLITPYFFGTDLESLKKNVLEVAIKPTGFITDGTAILLIPLKAEYFFYYQILLNSKLCNYVVKRYILNYSIRDITIRDSTISRIPIRHPKDSGVFTILATYLNFYFQVSYKKPQQTVPVEGTLLKKLCDSLIYELYFKEKFYQDGLYPQPEEYLLQAVSKHLKAINYDRWAELYWKKQIEGQLTVSEEKELMELEKENMKTIEKVYKRLKEDKEIVSWIEKIKSHEWVKRIENGF